The region GCGACCGAACTCGAAGACGCAGTACAGCTGTAAACATGATCCGACGCCCCAACACCTACGCGAACGAGACCGCTACCGGCGCCGTGAGCGACGAGACCGGTACAGCCTCGTTCACTGGAATCGAAAGGGGTTTGAAGGGGCGACGGATAGACAGAAGTGCGAGCAGGGATAGCCAAGTCAGGCCAACGGCGCAGCGTTCAGGGCGCTGTCTCGTAGGAGTCCGCAGGTTCAAATCCTGCTCCCTGCATCCACTTCTATTCAGCCGATCACGATCCGACGACGAGTCGACAGTCAGTCGATCACTGTCGGAGTTCGATCGGCAGTATATCGATTCCAACAGTACTCGAGACACGACCAATCGTGTGCTCGAGCCCGCAGTATTTGGAGGAAATCAATGAGTAGCAAAACCAATCCGAGGCTCAACGATCTCATCGCCGAGCTGAAGTCGACGTCCCGCGAAGCGGACGCCGACGTCTGGCGAGACGTTGCGGATCGACTCGAAAAGCCCCGTCGCACCCACGCTGAGGTGAACCTGGGCCGCATCGAGCGATACGCACGCGAAGAAGAGACTGTCGTCGTTCCCGGCAAAGTGCTGGGATCCGGCGCACTACAGAAGAATGTCACCGTGGCCGCCGTCAACTTCTCTTCGTCAGCAGAGACGAAGATCGATCAGGTCGGCGAGCCAGTACCGCTCGAGCAATTGCTCGAAGAGAACCCAGAAGGATCCGACGTGCGGGTGATTCGATGAGTATCGCAGAATTCGACGCAGACGTCGTCGTCAACGCACGTGACTGTATCCTCGGCCGCGTCGCCAGCGAAGTCGCACAGCGAGCGCTCGACGGCGAGCGCGTCGCCATCGTCAACGCAGAAGACGCCGTCATCACCGGGGACAAAGAGGACGTGTTCGGAACCTACCGAAAACGCCTCGAACTCGGCTCCGACCGTGGCCCCTACTACCCGAAGCGACCGGATACGATCTTCAAGCGCTCCGTTCGCGGAATGGTGCCACACAAGAAGCCACGCGGTCGCGACGCGCTCGACAACGTCCGCGTCTACGTCGGCAACCCCTACGAAGATGACGATGACCGCGAGGCCGAAGTCCTCGAGGGCACGTCGTTGGACCGCCTGTCGAACATCCGCTTCGTCCACCTGGGCGAAGTCTCCGATCAACTCGGTGCTAACGTCACATGGTAACGAATACGAGTGGGAAGAAAAAGACCGCCGTCGCCCGCGCGACCGTCGACGAGGGCGAAGGTCGTGTCCGAATCAACTCCAAACCAGTCGAACTGGTCGAACCCGAAATGTCGCGGCTCAAGATGCTCGAGCCGTTTCGCATCGCTGGCGACGAACTCCGTAACGAGGTGGATATCGACGTTCACGTCGAAGGTGGCGGAATCAGCGGACAGGCAGACGCCGTCCGAACCGCTATCGCTCGCGGAATCGTCCAGCATACGAACGATGCAGAACTCCGCGATGCGTACATGGAGTTCGATCGCTCGCTGTTGGTCAACGACGTTCGCCAGTCCGAACCAAAGAAGTGGGGCGGCCCGGGCGCTCGGGCGCGCTACCAGAAGTCCTACCGCTAAGGTGATTCAAGTATGATGGTACCGGTCCGGTGTTTCACCTGTGGCACTGTCGTCGGCGAACACTGGGAGGAGTTCGACGAACGAGCGAACGAGGGCGACGAAGACCCACAGAAGGTCTTGGACGAACTCGGCGTCGAGCGCTACTGCTGTCGGCGCATGCTCGTGAGTCACACCGACCTCGTCGACGTGGTCTCCCCATACCAGTAACATGCAACAGGAACATCACAACCGCTACGAGAAGGCACGCATTCTCGGCGCACGAGCGCTGCAGGTGTCCTATGGCGCACCGGTGTTGATCGAATCGGAGCAGACCCAACCGATCCTCATCGCCGCCGAGGAGTACGACGCTGACGCGTTGCCGTTTACCGTCAAGCGGGGGTACGATCGAAAATGACGCTCATCACCGACGTTCGGCTCCGACGGATCCTCGACTCGCGGGGGAACCCGACTGTCGAGGCTGACGTCGTCACCGAAAGCGGCGGATTCGGCCGTGCTGGCGCACCAAGTGGTGCCAGTACGGGCGAGTACGAGGCCGTCGAACGGCCGCCTGCGGAGGCGATTGCCGCGGCCCGTGAACACGCTGTGCCGCGACTCGTCGGTGAGGCGTACGCCGGGAACCAACGAGAAGTCGACACCATTCTACACGCTGCAGACGGAACGGACGACTTCTCGAAAATCGGTGCGAACAGTGCGGTCGCCATCTCGATGGCCGCCGCAAAAGCTGGTGCCGACGTGCTCGGCGCACCCTTATTCCAGCACCTCGGTGGTGCGTTTCGCGGCGAGAACTTCCCGGTCCCGCTCGGAAACGTCGTCGGTGGTGGCGAACACGCTGCCGATGCGACCGACATTCAGGAGTTTTTGGTCGCACCAGTTGGCGCACCCAGTATCGAAGACGCCGTCTTCGCGAACGCCGCCGTCCACGGGGTCGTCGCCGATTTGCTCGAGGAACGTGACGTTCCATCGGGCAAGGGCGATGAAGGTGCGTGGGCACCGTCGATCGACGACGAAGCGGCGTTCGAGGTCGTCGACGAGGCGGTCTCGCAGGTCGAAGACGACGTCGGCTTCGAGATTCGATTCGGTCTCGACGTCGCGGCCGCCGAGATGTACGACGCCGACTCGGAAACCTACGAGTACGAGTCTGCGGGCATCAACCGTGACACCGACGAGCAAATCGAGTACATCGCCGACCTCGTCCGTGAATACGACCTCGTCTACGTCGAGGATCCACTCGACGAGAACGACTACGAAGCGTTCGCCGATCTCACCGATAGAGTCGGCGACCGGACGCTGATCTGTGGCGACGACCTCTTCGTCACCAACACCGATCGACTCACTGAGGGCATCGACCAAGGGGCTGGAAACAGCATCCTGATCAAGCCCAACCAGATCGGAACGCTTTCCGACGCCTTCGACGCGATCGAACTCGCGACGGAGAACGGATACGATTCGGTCGTCTCCCACCGTTCGGGCGAGACCGAGGACGCGACGATCGCACACCTCGCCGTCGCGACCGACGCACCCTTCATCAAGACGGGTGCCGTCGGCGGCGAGCGAACCGCTAAACTCAACGAGCTCATCAGAATCGCAGACGACGCGACATGACAGATAACGACGCAACCCAGGAAGGGCTCGACGCTGCCGAGTCGGAGATCGACGAGGAGCCAGCAGAAGGTGCTGGTCCCGCCGCCGACCCCGACGACGACGTCGAGCCAGCCGACGAACAGTCCACCGATGCCGAGGCCGACGCGGCCGACGCTTCGGAAGAACCAGTCACTGGCGAGGACGCCGACGACGCCGGTCCAACCCTCGACGACGACGTAATGTCCGACGAGGAAGCGGATCTCCTCATTCCCGTCGAGGACTACCTCGGTGCCGGTGTCCACATCGGGACCCAGCAAAAGACCGACGACATGGAGCGGTTCATCCACCGCGTCCGAACCGACGGTCTGTACGTACTGGACGTCTCGAAGACCGACGGCCGTATTCGAACGGCCGCGGACTTCCTCGCGAACTACGACCCAGAACAGATTCTGGTCACCTCGAGTCGTCAGTACGGTCGCTTCCCAGCGGAAAAGTTCGCCGAAGCCGTGGGCGCTCGTGCCCGCACCGGTCGCTTCATCCCGGGAACGCTGACGAACCCCAAGTACGACGGGTACATCGAGCCTGATGTTCTCGTCGTCACGGACCCAATCGGTGACGCCCAAGCAGTCAAAGAGGCGATCACGGTCGGGATCCCAGTCATCGCGATGTGTGACTCGAACAACCAGGTCAGCAACGTCGACCTCGTCGTCCCGACGAACAACAAGGGTCGTAAGGCCCTCTCGGTCGTCTACTGGCTGCTCGCCAACGAAGTCCTCGACCGCCGCGGCGCAGAGCCGTCGTACTCGCTCGAGGACTTCGAGAGCATGGTCTAATCCGTTGTAATCGACGCTGTTCGTTTTCGACACTCTGTATTGCCGTACTGGCGCTCACCGTTCCCAGCGAGTGCGAACAAAGGAATTACGTAGCGTCCGGGGCAACGACAGGTATGCTCGAGTCGCTGTTCGACTTCGAAACGGAGAAAATCCCGCTTCCAGTTGTGGCTGCGACAGCGGCACTAATCGCTATCTTTGCCGTTGGGATTCCAATCCGCGTGGTACTCGGATTCGGGTAGACTCTCGCTCGGTACTGTCGCTGGCAATCGAACTCAGGCGCGTTCGAGACACCGTTCGTACACACCGCGGAGACGCGTCCCCATCTCGGCGGTCGTATACTCAGTCACCCGCGTTCTCCCGTCTGAGGGCTCACCACACTCGAGGACTGCTGCCAGTTCCTCGCGGAGTGAGTCCACGTCGTTCGCGATTGCAGAGTTTGATACGTCCTCGAGTACCTCCTGGGCAAAGCCGACGTCGCGCGAGACGACTGGCGTGTTGCAAGCGGCAGCCTCCTTGAGCGACATCGGGCCGCTTTCGAACCGGGAGGTGATCAACACGGCGTCAGCGGCATTGAGATAGGACGGCATTTCGTCGTAGGGCTCGTTGGCGACCGTTCGGAGGGTCACATCGTGCTCGAGTCCGTCGACGACGCGTCGTGCCAGTGGGTAGTTCTTTTCTTCGCGCGACGGTGCGTACGGGAAGAGGACGATCCGTTCGTCGGTGGGCCAACCAACGCGTTCACGCGCCTCGGCTCGAGGAACCGGTCGGAACTGAGTCGTATCGACGGGAAATGGGACGACGTGGCTCGGTTGGTCGACGCGATCTGCCATCGTGTTCGAGGGAACGACGATCCGATCGCTTCGAGCGGTGAACCGTTCGATGATCGACGCGAAGGGGTTGTCTCGATACTCGCCACCCCAGAGAGTCGAGACGACTGGTAACTCGGTTCGTGGGAGCGACGCTGCTGCGACGGCAAAGGGAACGGTGAGGCCGTAATTCGCGTGAACGAGATCGTATTCACCTTTCGACTCGCGCAGTACCTGTGGCAGATACTTCACGTAATCGAAGGGCGTTCGACGACTGACTGCGTCCTCACGAGCACGGTGCTCTCCGGGAACTGGAACGGTCGTCACCTCGATACCGGCGTGCTCGAGAGCGGTCATCTGTGTTTGATAGAAACTGCGCCAATCAGTCGTGGTGAGGCTGAGAACGTGCATATTCCTGATTAGTTTGGAATCGAGTCGTTGCGCTCGTCCCTCGTTGCCTCCGATGTCTGGGGTGTGAGACGGTCCGTCGTCGAAACGCCACGCTCGTGAAGTTGGGAAATCACGTACGCCGTAACGTCTGTCGTCTCCGACAGGAGCGTCTCACGTCGATCCGCCCAGGTCGCTGTAGCAGTCGGATCACGATCGATTCGTTCGATGACCTCGAGCGCCTCGGCTTCTCGACTCGTCCGAAACGATCGAACAAGCCCTCGGTCCTCGAGTTCGCGGAATTTTCCCATTTCGTTCTGGCCAGCAAACGGGCTGATCCGAACGGTTGGCGTGCCGAGAATGCTGGCCTCGAGCGTTGTCGTCGCGACTTCGCCGACGACGATGTCGGCGAACGCGAGTAAGTGATGGAACGCCTCCGGTGGAACGGGAAGGGGTTCACCGCCCATCGGAATCTCATCGTCACCTTCGACGGAGACGTACACGTCGCCGTTCGCTGCAAGCATGTCGGTGATCTCGTGTCGGGATTCGGGCGAGATACCGTTCTTTCCGACGTCGTGATTGCCTCTCCACGCACCGAATCGGAGCACGGCGTATCGGTCGTCGGGGTCGACACCGTGTCGTCTGAGAATCGACTCGTTCGGCTCGAATCGATTCGGGTGGAGATACGCGAGCTCGTGAAATCCTGGGTAGGTGACGTGGTCCCCACTGTATCCCTCACGGAAGCTCTCCGGTGTGTATACCGTATCTGCAAACGGAGTCGTAAGACGGTTCCCACCATTGATTGCCGTCTCGGTGTCGATGTAGACGTGACTCGTCGCACCGACGAGTGTCGCGACGTGTGTCGCTGCGATTCCGTGACTGGAGACGATAACCGCTGGCTCGATTTCACGTGCTCGTTGAAGCAACCGATATTCGTATCGTACCTGCGTCAGCCCCAATCCGAACCACCCGTCGGGTTCCTCACACAGGAGTTCGTACTCGATCCGATAGGCGTCGAGCAGTCGCGTCGTCACACCCTTCTCCCGAGCAAACACGTGCACGTCGTGTCCCACCGCCTCGAGCTCGCAGACAACGTGTTTGAAAAAGTGCACGTTCGCTGCATGTTGAATCGTGATGATGATATCCATACGATCGGCTCGTCTCGGAACTCCCACTACGCAGCCATTATTATCGAATCCATAGAAGCGTCCGACTCTGTGAAATCGACCTCGAGGACGTAACGATCGTCGGATGTAAGACATCACTGTGATGGTATGGCCGGACGTTCGATCTCACGAATCGAACTGGCAATCTATCGTCGCCACCTGATAGGTCGAAGCTGATACCTGCGGACATTTATATACGAAAGCGCGGCCAACCTGGCTATGGATTGGGAGGCCCCTCTCGACGGATGGTACGTCTTTTTGGCCGTGTCCCTCGTCAGCATCGCGGTTGCTGGTCTGGTTCTCGGCCTTCCAACGGGACCACCACCAGACGCGCCCGAAGCAGCCAACGCAATCGAACCGGTTGCCGCGAGCGACAGCGAATCGAGTTCGTCGTGGGAGTACGACGCCGAAACCATCGTTATCGACGGTTCGACGCTCGAGTTAGCGAACGATCACGGCACCTCACACGCGAGTGTAGATTACGACGCCATTGTCGTCCCGGTAAGCGGGTCTGATCGGTTAGAAAACATTACGCACGGCGTCGCGTTCGAAGACGAATACGAAGCGGAACTCGCCGACGGCGATACACATGCGGTCAGCGAGTTCCTCGCGGACGCCGGTGACCGATACGACGAAAACAGTGGCACGGAACTGACCGCAACCGGTGAGTTAGTCACCAGACAGATCAGTGTCGAACCGGATAGCGATTCGCTCGATCCGCTGGTCGAAACTGTCGAGTTCGAGACGACGACGTCCGAATTCGGGATCGGCGGC is a window of Natronorubrum sediminis DNA encoding:
- the eno gene encoding phosphopyruvate hydratase; this encodes MTLITDVRLRRILDSRGNPTVEADVVTESGGFGRAGAPSGASTGEYEAVERPPAEAIAAAREHAVPRLVGEAYAGNQREVDTILHAADGTDDFSKIGANSAVAISMAAAKAGADVLGAPLFQHLGGAFRGENFPVPLGNVVGGGEHAADATDIQEFLVAPVGAPSIEDAVFANAAVHGVVADLLEERDVPSGKGDEGAWAPSIDDEAAFEVVDEAVSQVEDDVGFEIRFGLDVAAAEMYDADSETYEYESAGINRDTDEQIEYIADLVREYDLVYVEDPLDENDYEAFADLTDRVGDRTLICGDDLFVTNTDRLTEGIDQGAGNSILIKPNQIGTLSDAFDAIELATENGYDSVVSHRSGETEDATIAHLAVATDAPFIKTGAVGGERTAKLNELIRIADDAT
- a CDS encoding 30S ribosomal protein S9, with product MVTNTSGKKKTAVARATVDEGEGRVRINSKPVELVEPEMSRLKMLEPFRIAGDELRNEVDIDVHVEGGGISGQADAVRTAIARGIVQHTNDAELRDAYMEFDRSLLVNDVRQSEPKKWGGPGARARYQKSYR
- a CDS encoding glycosyltransferase family 4 protein, whose protein sequence is MTALEHAGIEVTTVPVPGEHRAREDAVSRRTPFDYVKYLPQVLRESKGEYDLVHANYGLTVPFAVAAASLPRTELPVVSTLWGGEYRDNPFASIIERFTARSDRIVVPSNTMADRVDQPSHVVPFPVDTTQFRPVPRAEARERVGWPTDERIVLFPYAPSREEKNYPLARRVVDGLEHDVTLRTVANEPYDEMPSYLNAADAVLITSRFESGPMSLKEAAACNTPVVSRDVGFAQEVLEDVSNSAIANDVDSLREELAAVLECGEPSDGRTRVTEYTTAEMGTRLRGVYERCLERA
- a CDS encoding DUF7283 family protein, encoding MDWEAPLDGWYVFLAVSLVSIAVAGLVLGLPTGPPPDAPEAANAIEPVAASDSESSSSWEYDAETIVIDGSTLELANDHGTSHASVDYDAIVVPVSGSDRLENITHGVAFEDEYEAELADGDTHAVSEFLADAGDRYDENSGTELTATGELVTRQISVEPDSDSLDPLVETVEFETTTSEFGIGGASVTGIGTVTASYDGVAGNELELHVDGEYVGPDGESISDASASQLIPGRTGTLDVDIESSNINRPGSEPVDATLEFDDGETCERELGFDTTKTCTNSIPRTAAFDDDEPFVDYNTETDHYHVTLVSV
- a CDS encoding DNA-directed RNA polymerase subunit K codes for the protein MQQEHHNRYEKARILGARALQVSYGAPVLIESEQTQPILIAAEEYDADALPFTVKRGYDRK
- a CDS encoding DUF354 domain-containing protein, which produces MDIIITIQHAANVHFFKHVVCELEAVGHDVHVFAREKGVTTRLLDAYRIEYELLCEEPDGWFGLGLTQVRYEYRLLQRAREIEPAVIVSSHGIAATHVATLVGATSHVYIDTETAINGGNRLTTPFADTVYTPESFREGYSGDHVTYPGFHELAYLHPNRFEPNESILRRHGVDPDDRYAVLRFGAWRGNHDVGKNGISPESRHEITDMLAANGDVYVSVEGDDEIPMGGEPLPVPPEAFHHLLAFADIVVGEVATTTLEASILGTPTVRISPFAGQNEMGKFRELEDRGLVRSFRTSREAEALEVIERIDRDPTATATWADRRETLLSETTDVTAYVISQLHERGVSTTDRLTPQTSEATRDERNDSIPN
- a CDS encoding 50S ribosomal protein L18e; the protein is MSSKTNPRLNDLIAELKSTSREADADVWRDVADRLEKPRRTHAEVNLGRIERYAREEETVVVPGKVLGSGALQKNVTVAAVNFSSSAETKIDQVGEPVPLEQLLEENPEGSDVRVIR
- a CDS encoding DNA-directed RNA polymerase subunit N codes for the protein MMVPVRCFTCGTVVGEHWEEFDERANEGDEDPQKVLDELGVERYCCRRMLVSHTDLVDVVSPYQ
- a CDS encoding 50S ribosomal protein L13, which produces MSIAEFDADVVVNARDCILGRVASEVAQRALDGERVAIVNAEDAVITGDKEDVFGTYRKRLELGSDRGPYYPKRPDTIFKRSVRGMVPHKKPRGRDALDNVRVYVGNPYEDDDDREAEVLEGTSLDRLSNIRFVHLGEVSDQLGANVTW
- the rpsB gene encoding 30S ribosomal protein S2, which codes for MTDNDATQEGLDAAESEIDEEPAEGAGPAADPDDDVEPADEQSTDAEADAADASEEPVTGEDADDAGPTLDDDVMSDEEADLLIPVEDYLGAGVHIGTQQKTDDMERFIHRVRTDGLYVLDVSKTDGRIRTAADFLANYDPEQILVTSSRQYGRFPAEKFAEAVGARARTGRFIPGTLTNPKYDGYIEPDVLVVTDPIGDAQAVKEAITVGIPVIAMCDSNNQVSNVDLVVPTNNKGRKALSVVYWLLANEVLDRRGAEPSYSLEDFESMV